In a single window of the Novosphingobium sp. IK01 genome:
- a CDS encoding tetratricopeptide repeat protein — MMSKADQTPQSATPAPQIWRNAAIGVVSVAAIIGGGIGIYRAQRPAELAAAVAEPPRPEMTPVVFDSAPPMVDASASAAAVVPAAPAGTSAGSGANAGAGAAPDPTPTPEPSPVVDDTITRMEERLAEKKDDVQGWRMLGWAYFQNERYKDAARALRKATALDPEHAETFSFLGEALVLANNHEGQMPRAARLAFDKALALDPKNPRARYFRALSLDLAGQHRRALRAWFAQLSETPPDAPYASDIRAVIRSVGKRHHIEVEKRLAIADAEARSPKVAKEAAHTKAAERRKGALPGPASAELKTASGPRQSGVASAASGAKDAMARGMVDGLEARLARNPANVDGWILLIRSRVHQNEPARARKALAEGLAAFRTRPAEAAKLRDAAARLGVSEN; from the coding sequence ATGATGAGCAAGGCCGACCAGACCCCCCAGAGCGCAACGCCCGCGCCGCAGATCTGGCGCAACGCGGCGATCGGGGTGGTGTCGGTGGCGGCGATCATCGGCGGGGGCATCGGCATCTATCGCGCCCAGCGCCCGGCCGAACTGGCCGCCGCCGTGGCCGAACCGCCGCGCCCGGAAATGACCCCGGTGGTCTTCGACAGCGCCCCTCCCATGGTCGATGCCAGCGCCAGCGCCGCCGCCGTGGTTCCCGCGGCGCCAGCCGGTACCAGTGCCGGGTCCGGGGCTAATGCCGGGGCAGGGGCCGCCCCCGATCCGACCCCCACGCCCGAGCCTTCGCCCGTGGTCGACGACACGATCACCCGCATGGAAGAGCGCCTCGCCGAAAAGAAGGACGACGTGCAGGGCTGGCGCATGCTGGGCTGGGCCTATTTCCAGAACGAGCGCTACAAGGACGCCGCGCGCGCGCTGCGCAAGGCCACCGCGCTCGACCCCGAACATGCCGAGACGTTCTCGTTCCTGGGCGAGGCGCTGGTCCTGGCCAACAACCACGAAGGCCAGATGCCGCGCGCGGCGCGGCTGGCCTTCGACAAGGCCCTTGCGCTCGATCCCAAGAACCCGCGCGCGCGCTATTTCAGGGCGCTCTCGCTCGATCTGGCGGGGCAGCATCGCCGCGCGCTGCGCGCCTGGTTCGCCCAGCTCAGCGAGACGCCGCCCGACGCGCCTTATGCCTCCGACATCCGCGCGGTGATCCGCAGCGTGGGCAAGCGCCATCATATCGAGGTCGAAAAGCGCCTCGCCATCGCCGATGCCGAAGCCCGCAGCCCCAAGGTCGCCAAGGAGGCCGCCCACACCAAGGCCGCCGAGCGCCGGAAAGGCGCGCTGCCCGGCCCGGCCAGCGCCGAACTCAAGACCGCCTCGGGCCCCCGCCAGAGCGGGGTGGCGAGCGCGGCCAGCGGCGCCAAGGATGCCATGGCGCGCGGCATGGTCGATGGCCTTGAAGCCCGCCTCGCGCGCAATCCGGCCAATGTCGATGGCTGGATCCTGCTGATTCGCAGCCGCGTTCACCAGAACGAACCAGCCCGTGCCCGCAAGGCGCTGGCCGAGGGCCTGGCCGCCTTCCGCACCCGCCCCGCCGAAGCCGCCAAGCTGCGCGATGCCGCCGCGCGGCTGGGCGTATCGGAGAACTGA
- the rpoN gene encoding RNA polymerase factor sigma-54 — translation MALGPRLDIRQSQSLVMTPQLQQAIKLLALSNLEVETFIGEAIEANPLLEIAERAPFEDTHGEAFGNGDEGTRRTHLETSPVDQLVGEGMAAQDRPLDIDVSALDTDRDTGDGLHAGAHAAAHTATLPGDAGIDGPGEEGAFTDPGIGAMGSASGASGEGPGLAIDERGAGSPSLAEHLHTQIGATTSDSGALFVARWLIDQLDEAGYLRMPLAEVAETLALPLADVERALALVQALDPTGVGARTLGECLALQAREADRYDPLMARLLDNLDLLGRGELARLKRLCGADDEDFAGMLAELRGYDPKPGLRFGGSPVETVTPDILVYPAPQEADRDGKDESGENGGGWTIALNQATLPRLLVNRSYYTQMRRSCGGKEARAWLGEKLADANWLVKALDQRQKTILKVAAQIVKHQDGFFRHGVSHLRPLTLRTVAEAVSMHESTISRVTSNKYLQCQRGTFELKYFFTSGVASADGDGAVSAEAVKASIRQLIDAEDPRAILSDDALVDLLKARGFDLARRTVAKYREAIGLGSSVQRRRQKALARVK, via the coding sequence ATGGCACTGGGCCCCCGCCTCGACATCCGCCAGTCGCAATCGCTGGTGATGACCCCGCAGCTCCAGCAGGCGATCAAGCTGCTGGCGCTGTCCAACCTCGAGGTGGAAACCTTCATCGGCGAGGCGATCGAGGCCAACCCCCTGCTCGAAATCGCCGAGCGTGCGCCGTTCGAGGACACCCACGGCGAGGCCTTCGGGAACGGGGATGAGGGCACGCGCCGCACCCATCTCGAAACCAGCCCCGTCGACCAGCTTGTCGGCGAGGGCATGGCCGCGCAGGACCGCCCGCTCGACATCGACGTGTCGGCGCTCGACACCGACCGCGACACCGGGGATGGCCTGCATGCAGGAGCGCATGCAGCGGCCCATACCGCAACCCTGCCCGGTGATGCCGGCATCGATGGGCCCGGCGAAGAGGGCGCCTTCACCGATCCGGGGATCGGGGCGATGGGCAGCGCATCGGGCGCATCGGGCGAGGGGCCGGGGCTGGCCATCGACGAGCGCGGCGCCGGCAGCCCCAGCCTGGCCGAGCATCTCCACACCCAGATCGGCGCGACGACATCCGATTCCGGCGCGCTGTTCGTGGCACGCTGGCTGATCGACCAGCTCGACGAGGCGGGCTACTTGCGCATGCCGCTGGCCGAAGTGGCCGAGACGCTGGCCCTGCCACTGGCCGACGTGGAGCGGGCACTCGCACTCGTGCAGGCGCTCGATCCCACGGGCGTGGGCGCACGCACGCTGGGCGAGTGCCTCGCGCTTCAGGCGCGCGAGGCGGATCGCTACGACCCGCTGATGGCCCGCCTGCTCGACAATCTGGACCTGCTGGGCCGGGGCGAACTGGCCCGGCTCAAGCGGCTGTGCGGGGCCGACGACGAGGATTTTGCCGGAATGCTGGCCGAACTGCGCGGCTATGATCCCAAGCCCGGCCTGCGGTTTGGCGGCAGCCCGGTCGAAACGGTCACGCCCGACATCCTCGTCTATCCCGCCCCGCAAGAGGCCGACCGCGACGGCAAGGACGAAAGCGGCGAGAACGGGGGCGGCTGGACCATCGCGCTCAACCAGGCCACCTTGCCGCGCCTGCTGGTCAACCGCAGCTATTACACGCAGATGCGCCGCTCGTGCGGGGGCAAGGAGGCACGGGCCTGGCTGGGCGAGAAGCTGGCCGACGCCAACTGGCTGGTCAAGGCGCTCGACCAGCGACAGAAAACCATCCTCAAGGTCGCCGCGCAGATCGTGAAGCATCAGGACGGCTTCTTTCGCCACGGCGTCTCGCACTTGCGCCCGCTGACCTTGCGCACCGTGGCCGAGGCGGTCTCCATGCACGAGAGCACGATCAGCCGCGTCACCTCGAACAAGTACCTGCAATGCCAGCGCGGCACGTTCGAACTCAAATACTTCTTCACCTCGGGCGTGGCTTCGGCCGATGGCGACGGGGCCGTTTCGGCCGAAGCGGTCAAGGCATCGATCCGCCAGTTGATCGATGCCGAAGATCCGCGCGCGATCCTGTCCGACGATGCCCTGGTCGATCTGCTCAAGGCGCGCGGGTTCGATCTGGCGCGGCGCACGGTGGCCAAGTACCGCGAGGCAATCGGGCTGGGCAGTTCGGTCCAGCGGCGGCGGCAAAAGGCCCTGGCGCGGGTGAAATAG
- the lptB gene encoding LPS export ABC transporter ATP-binding protein → MTGSPSVLAAHPETGASPAIPQGGLEVVSIAKSYDKRAVLTDISLSVGKGEVLGLLGPNGAGKTTCFYSIMGLVRPDSGRILLDGVDITRLPMYRRAILGLGYLPQETSIFRGMTVEQNIATVLELVEPDKATREEELDRLLDEFGLQRLRNSPSMALSGGERRRCEIARALAARPSIILLDEPFAGIDPLSISDIRDLVKDLKKRGIGVLITDHNVRETLDIVDRACIIYGGQVLFSGSPEALVADPNVRRLYLGEGFTL, encoded by the coding sequence ATGACTGGCTCTCCCTCCGTTCTTGCCGCCCATCCTGAAACAGGTGCGTCCCCTGCCATCCCCCAGGGCGGGCTGGAGGTGGTTTCCATCGCCAAGTCCTACGACAAGCGCGCGGTGCTGACCGACATCTCGCTTTCGGTCGGCAAGGGCGAGGTGCTTGGCCTGCTCGGCCCCAATGGCGCGGGCAAGACGACGTGCTTCTATTCGATCATGGGCCTGGTTCGTCCGGATTCGGGGCGCATCCTGCTCGATGGCGTCGATATCACCCGCCTGCCGATGTATCGCCGCGCGATCCTCGGGCTGGGCTACCTGCCACAGGAAACCTCGATTTTCCGCGGGATGACGGTCGAACAGAACATCGCCACCGTGCTCGAACTGGTCGAGCCCGACAAGGCCACCCGCGAGGAGGAACTCGACCGCCTGCTCGACGAATTCGGCCTCCAGCGCCTGCGCAACAGCCCGTCGATGGCGCTTTCGGGCGGGGAACGCCGCCGCTGCGAGATCGCCCGCGCGCTGGCCGCGCGGCCCTCGATCATCCTGCTCGACGAACCTTTCGCGGGGATCGACCCGCTCTCGATCAGCGATATCCGCGATCTGGTGAAAGACCTCAAAAAGCGCGGAATCGGCGTCCTGATCACCGACCACAACGTGCGCGAGACGCTCGACATCGTGGACCGCGCCTGCATCATCTATGGCGGGCAGGTGCTGTTCTCGGGCAGCCCCGAGGCGCTCGTGGCCGATCCCAATGTGCGCCGCCTCTATCTGGGTGAGGGTTTCACGCTGTGA
- a CDS encoding TldD/PmbA family protein, which produces MLTPAQAQERCEALIDRARRAGAEAGDVVYLANASESVSVRLGALEDVERSEAEHIGLRVFVGGASASIGSTDMGDAALDELAARAVAMARAAPVDRFAGLADAALLAHAPFPDLDLDDPAEPRPQDLRRLAQEAEDAARAVPGVTNSEGAGAGSGRGVVALATSHGFSGAYAATSHSISASVIAGEDGALQRDHAWRSARFAADLPDPALIGREAGLRTVARVNPGRVKSGAMPVVFDPRVGSSLVGHLLGAITGAAIARRASFLLDRDGAQLFDSSITISDDPLRPRGLRSRPFDGEGLPTAPRKLVEGGRLTGWLMESASARQLGLAPTGHASRGGSGAPHVTTGNIVLEPGCVSREALLADIVDGVYVTELIGNGVNGVTGDYSRGAAGFRIVNGELAGPIAEFTVAGNLIDMFAAMVAADDLEIQRGIDVPTLRVDGMSVAGD; this is translated from the coding sequence ATGTTGACCCCCGCCCAAGCCCAGGAGCGTTGCGAGGCCCTGATCGACCGTGCCCGGCGGGCCGGGGCCGAGGCGGGCGACGTGGTCTATCTGGCCAATGCCTCGGAAAGCGTGAGCGTGCGGCTGGGCGCGCTGGAGGATGTCGAGCGTTCGGAAGCCGAGCATATCGGGCTGCGCGTCTTCGTCGGCGGGGCTTCGGCCTCGATCGGATCGACCGACATGGGCGATGCCGCGCTTGACGAACTGGCCGCGCGGGCCGTGGCGATGGCCCGTGCCGCGCCGGTCGACCGCTTTGCCGGGCTGGCCGACGCCGCCCTGCTGGCCCATGCCCCGTTCCCCGATCTCGATCTCGACGATCCGGCCGAGCCGCGCCCGCAGGATCTGCGCCGCCTTGCGCAAGAGGCCGAGGATGCCGCCCGCGCGGTGCCCGGTGTCACCAACAGCGAGGGCGCGGGCGCGGGGTCCGGGCGCGGGGTCGTGGCGCTGGCCACCAGCCATGGCTTTTCGGGGGCCTATGCCGCCACCAGCCACAGCATTTCGGCAAGCGTGATTGCGGGGGAAGACGGCGCGCTCCAGCGCGACCACGCGTGGCGCAGCGCGCGCTTTGCCGCTGACCTGCCCGATCCGGCCCTGATCGGCCGCGAGGCGGGCCTGCGCACGGTGGCCCGCGTCAATCCGGGGCGGGTGAAGAGCGGGGCCATGCCGGTCGTGTTCGATCCGCGCGTGGGCAGTTCGCTGGTCGGGCACCTGCTGGGCGCGATCACCGGGGCGGCGATTGCCCGCCGCGCGAGCTTCCTGCTCGACCGCGACGGCGCGCAACTGTTCGATTCATCGATCACCATTTCCGATGATCCGCTGCGCCCGCGCGGGTTGCGCTCGCGCCCGTTCGATGGCGAAGGCCTGCCCACCGCGCCGCGCAAGCTGGTCGAGGGTGGACGGCTGACCGGCTGGCTGATGGAATCGGCCTCGGCCCGCCAGCTTGGCCTGGCCCCTACCGGCCACGCCTCGCGCGGGGGCTCGGGTGCGCCGCATGTCACGACGGGCAATATCGTCCTCGAACCGGGCTGCGTCAGCCGCGAGGCCCTGCTCGCCGACATTGTCGACGGGGTCTATGTGACCGAACTGATCGGCAATGGCGTCAATGGCGTGACCGGCGATTACAGCCGGGGCGCGGCAGGCTTCCGCATCGTCAACGGCGAACTGGCCGGGCCGATTGCCGAATTCACCGTGGCGGGCAACCTGATCGACATGTTCGCGGCGATGGTTGCCGCCGATGACCTCGAAATCCAGCGCGGGATCGATGTTCCCACCTTGCGCGTCGACGGGATGAGCGTGGCGGGCGACTGA
- a CDS encoding MmcB family DNA repair protein: MDDSPLSPLSPAGPDSGPGEDTVFAREALAVARGIGRLFARNGIWCLPEMPLRNGRRADLMGVDAKGRVVIVEIKVSRADLLGDAKWTDYLDHCDRFYWGLAPHLDRAVLEDAAFRPEACGIIVADGYDAEILRPAPSLPLAAARRKVEVERLARAALRRLVVNGDPACSAWG; the protein is encoded by the coding sequence ATGGACGATTCGCCGCTTTCTCCGCTCTCTCCTGCCGGGCCTGATTCCGGGCCCGGTGAAGACACCGTTTTCGCGCGCGAGGCGCTGGCCGTGGCGCGGGGGATCGGCAGGCTGTTTGCCCGCAACGGCATCTGGTGCCTGCCCGAAATGCCGTTGCGCAATGGCCGCCGGGCCGACCTGATGGGGGTCGACGCAAAGGGGCGGGTGGTAATCGTGGAGATCAAGGTCAGCCGCGCCGATCTGCTGGGCGACGCCAAGTGGACCGACTATCTCGATCATTGCGACCGGTTCTACTGGGGGCTGGCGCCCCATCTCGACCGCGCGGTGCTCGAAGACGCCGCCTTCCGGCCCGAGGCCTGCGGGATCATCGTGGCCGATGGCTATGACGCGGAAATCCTGCGGCCCGCGCCCAGCCTGCCGCTCGCGGCGGCGCGGCGCAAGGTCGAGGTGGAACGCCTTGCCCGTGCCGCGCTGCGCCGTCTTGTCGTGAACGGGGACCCGGCCTGTTCAGCCTGGGGCTGA
- a CDS encoding diguanylate cyclase: MLCTLLGILTTGLAGALVGVTMEMHDSLTWVDHSSQVLRSANRVVSTLREAESGQRGFILTQNPEFAESVERALGSARREAATLARLTADNPTQNTRARQIETLVGERIAILQASARLTGNGSFVAARDFVATGRGLMLMQLVDGKIGDLVLDERDLAATRMDKVERLLRVILWLAAVGTPLTLLFLVMMARSLIRRIRQPAGAMIEVMGQLGAGERKARITGDMGSSEFSQLAQGYNAMADELELALADQVKAHDNLEAANDALSHNAQTLRERGEVIEILGGMAHRMQAARTDEELAAIIRVFVPRVLPHIPGALYVHNNSRNLLVATATWGGLELAQGNFAPEECWALRRGQSHFVDEPGSDIVCPHVGSQTDHYHCEPLLAGGEVIGVLYLKGTIDTENRFRLAVLSENIASALVNHRLQRGLREQTIRDPLTGLFNRRYLEETLSLEIARASRSGAPLSLVMCDVDHFKRFNDEFGHDAGDQVLQTVAAELRRRFRDGDVVCRFGGEEFVIIAPATDATVLQARVEEVREAISLVTVRQGGRTLGSVTMSFGVATWSDGMDREGAMLVKTADAALYAAKRNGRNRVVVDATALAA, from the coding sequence ATGCTGTGTACCCTGCTGGGCATCCTGACGACAGGGCTGGCCGGGGCGCTGGTGGGCGTGACCATGGAAATGCACGACAGCCTGACCTGGGTTGACCATTCCTCGCAAGTCTTGCGCTCGGCCAACCGCGTGGTGAGCACCCTGCGCGAGGCGGAATCGGGCCAGCGCGGTTTCATCCTCACGCAGAACCCCGAATTTGCCGAGTCGGTCGAGCGGGCTCTGGGCTCGGCCCGCCGGGAAGCGGCAACGCTGGCCCGCCTGACCGCCGACAACCCCACGCAGAACACCCGCGCCCGCCAGATAGAGACCCTCGTGGGCGAGCGGATCGCGATTTTGCAAGCCTCGGCCCGGCTGACCGGCAACGGCAGTTTCGTCGCCGCGCGCGATTTCGTGGCGACCGGGCGCGGGCTCATGCTGATGCAGCTGGTCGATGGCAAGATCGGCGATCTCGTGCTCGATGAACGCGATCTGGCCGCCACGCGGATGGACAAGGTCGAACGCCTGCTCCGGGTGATCCTGTGGCTCGCGGCGGTGGGAACCCCGCTCACGCTGCTCTTCCTGGTCATGATGGCCCGCTCGCTGATCCGGCGCATCCGCCAGCCGGCAGGCGCGATGATCGAGGTCATGGGCCAACTGGGCGCGGGCGAGCGCAAGGCGCGCATCACCGGCGACATGGGATCGAGTGAATTCAGCCAGTTGGCCCAGGGCTACAACGCCATGGCCGACGAACTGGAGCTGGCCCTGGCCGATCAGGTCAAGGCGCACGACAACCTCGAAGCGGCCAACGACGCCCTGAGCCACAACGCGCAGACCTTGCGCGAACGCGGCGAAGTGATCGAAATTCTGGGCGGCATGGCCCATCGCATGCAGGCTGCCCGCACCGACGAGGAACTGGCCGCGATCATTCGCGTCTTCGTGCCGCGCGTCCTGCCCCATATTCCCGGCGCGTTGTACGTCCACAACAATTCGCGCAACCTGCTGGTGGCCACGGCCACCTGGGGCGGGCTCGAACTGGCCCAGGGCAATTTCGCGCCCGAGGAATGCTGGGCCCTGCGCCGCGGCCAAAGCCATTTCGTCGACGAACCCGGCTCGGACATCGTCTGTCCGCATGTCGGTTCCCAGACCGACCATTACCACTGCGAACCGCTGCTGGCCGGGGGCGAAGTGATCGGCGTGCTCTATCTCAAGGGCACGATCGACACTGAAAACCGCTTCCGCCTCGCGGTGTTGAGCGAAAACATCGCCTCGGCCCTGGTCAATCACCGGCTTCAGCGGGGCCTGCGCGAACAGACCATCCGCGATCCCCTCACCGGGCTGTTCAACCGCCGCTACCTGGAAGAGACGCTGTCGCTCGAAATCGCGCGCGCCTCGCGCTCGGGCGCGCCGCTCAGTCTGGTCATGTGCGATGTCGACCATTTCAAGCGCTTCAACGACGAATTCGGCCACGACGCAGGCGATCAGGTCTTGCAGACCGTGGCCGCCGAACTGCGCCGCCGCTTCCGCGATGGCGATGTGGTCTGCCGCTTTGGCGGGGAAGAATTCGTGATCATCGCCCCGGCCACGGATGCCACCGTATTGCAGGCGCGCGTGGAGGAAGTGCGCGAAGCGATCAGCCTGGTCACCGTGCGTCAGGGCGGGCGCACGCTGGGCTCGGTCACGATGTCGTTTGGCGTGGCCACCTGGTCCGACGGGATGGACCGCGAGGGCGCGATGCTGGTCAAGACCGCCGACGCGGCGCTCTATGCTGCCAAGCGCAATGGCCGCAACCGCGTGGTGGTGGACGCAACCGCGCTGGCCGCCTGA
- the mutM gene encoding bifunctional DNA-formamidopyrimidine glycosylase/DNA-(apurinic or apyrimidinic site) lyase: MPELPEVETTVRGLASVLDGQTITRLTLRREGLRRPFPQDLAQAMIGARVSGLSRRAKYGLIHTDRGRTMVFHLGMSGRWRIDPEALGKHDHLLIETGHGHTLALNDARRFGSVDLVETDALEQWGPFTALGPEPLGPGLTPRHLADAFKGRIAAVKLLLLDQAIVAGLGNIYVCEALHRARIAPTREGGAISLPALRRLVPEIRAVLEEAIAAGGSTLHDYARPDGELGYFAKDWRVYGREGEPCGCGTPVARIVQGGRSTFFCPKCQKQ, translated from the coding sequence ATGCCCGAACTTCCCGAGGTTGAAACCACCGTTCGCGGTCTGGCGAGCGTTCTGGACGGCCAGACGATCACCCGCCTGACCTTGCGCCGCGAAGGCCTGCGCCGTCCGTTCCCGCAAGACCTCGCCCAGGCGATGATCGGCGCACGGGTCAGCGGCCTGTCGCGCCGGGCCAAATATGGCCTGATCCACACCGACCGGGGCCGCACGATGGTCTTCCATCTGGGCATGTCGGGGCGCTGGCGGATCGATCCCGAGGCGCTGGGCAAGCACGACCACCTGCTGATCGAAACCGGCCATGGCCATACCCTCGCGCTCAACGACGCGCGCCGGTTCGGCTCGGTCGATCTGGTGGAAACCGACGCGCTGGAACAGTGGGGCCCGTTCACCGCGCTGGGCCCCGAGCCGCTGGGCCCCGGCCTGACGCCGCGCCATCTGGCTGATGCCTTCAAGGGGCGCATTGCGGCGGTCAAGCTGCTGCTGCTCGATCAGGCCATCGTGGCCGGCCTTGGCAATATCTATGTCTGCGAGGCGCTCCACCGCGCGCGCATCGCCCCCACCCGCGAGGGGGGCGCGATCAGCCTGCCCGCGCTCAGGCGGCTGGTGCCCGAGATCCGCGCGGTTCTGGAAGAAGCCATCGCGGCGGGCGGCTCGACCTTGCACGACTATGCCCGGCCCGATGGCGAACTGGGCTATTTCGCCAAGGACTGGCGCGTCTATGGCCGCGAGGGGGAGCCTTGCGGATGCGGAACACCGGTCGCGCGGATCGTGCAGGGCGGCCGCTCCACATTCTTTTGTCCCAAATGCCAAAAACAGTGA
- a CDS encoding class I SAM-dependent methyltransferase, producing MTSSESVSFGYEDVTPEEKVARVGAVFSSVAKKYDVMNDAMSVGMHRLWKDRFVARVKPREGEQILDMAGGTGDIAFRMAAQGASITVSDINQDMLDVGIERAMKRGIDGLVWSRQNAEELSFGNRFFDAYTIAFGIRNVTHIDKALAEAYRVLKFGGRFYCLEFSTTEWPGFAEIYDVYSHKLVPKIGQAIAGDADSYRYLIESIRRFPKMGEFEQMIKNAGFRHTKVEPILGGLVAIHSGWKV from the coding sequence ATGACCAGCTCCGAAAGCGTGTCCTTCGGCTACGAGGACGTCACCCCCGAGGAAAAAGTCGCCCGTGTGGGCGCGGTGTTTTCCAGCGTCGCCAAGAAGTACGACGTGATGAACGATGCCATGTCGGTGGGGATGCACCGGCTGTGGAAGGATCGCTTCGTCGCGCGCGTCAAGCCGCGCGAGGGCGAGCAGATCCTCGACATGGCTGGTGGCACCGGCGACATCGCGTTTCGCATGGCCGCGCAAGGCGCCTCGATCACCGTTTCGGACATCAACCAGGACATGCTCGACGTGGGCATCGAGCGGGCGATGAAGCGCGGCATCGACGGCCTCGTCTGGTCGCGCCAGAACGCCGAGGAACTGAGCTTCGGCAACCGTTTCTTCGATGCCTACACGATCGCCTTCGGCATCCGCAACGTGACCCACATCGACAAGGCCCTGGCCGAGGCCTATCGCGTGCTCAAGTTCGGCGGGCGCTTCTACTGCCTCGAATTCTCGACGACGGAATGGCCCGGTTTTGCCGAGATCTACGACGTCTATTCGCACAAGCTGGTGCCCAAGATCGGCCAGGCCATCGCGGGCGACGCCGATTCCTATCGCTACCTGATCGAATCCATCCGCCGCTTCCCCAAGATGGGTGAGTTCGAGCAGATGATCAAAAACGCAGGGTTCCGCCACACCAAGGTCGAACCGATCCTGGGCGGGCTGGTCGCGATCCATTCCGGCTGGAAGGTTTAA
- the ubiB gene encoding 2-polyprenylphenol 6-hydroxylase yields the protein MTRPATHIRRLLGWGRTLARHGALRLLEESPHTPAPVRRLCRLARFGTSQPVVPDYAGAFRAIGPAAIKLGQTLATRPDLVGEEAARNLLALQDKLPPVDFALIRREIETSFERPLESLFSRFDEDPVGAASIAQVHQAWTLDGRKVAVKVLRPGVREKFARDIETYEWAAAHLEALGGEAGRLRPRLVIANFRRWTLRELDLRREAASASELADSMHAFAGYRVPGIDWDRTNGKVMTLDWIDGVKISDLAAIDAAGHDRKEMASRLVLAFLTQAISGGYFHADMHQGNLFVEPDGTIAAIDFGIMGRIDRRARLWLAEILYGLTTGNYRRVAEIHFEAQYVPSYHSVDEFATALRAVGEPMRGRPVKDLSVGQMLDGLFAITRDFDMQTQPHLLLLQKTMVMVEGIAQQLDPDINMWDTAAPFVRNWLRDELGPEAAIAERLREDTATLMRVPELIRRIEERFPAKGAAPEAPPLPDVPLMWDRRKRDTGEERNRASSWPRVILAAALGVAAAFGFQALSHHDAHHDAPHHDPVAMAYQAP from the coding sequence TTGACCCGTCCTGCCACCCATATCCGCCGCCTGCTCGGCTGGGGCCGCACGCTCGCGCGCCATGGTGCGCTGCGCCTGCTCGAAGAGAGCCCGCACACGCCCGCCCCGGTGCGCCGCCTGTGCCGTCTCGCCCGCTTCGGCACCAGCCAGCCGGTCGTGCCCGACTATGCCGGGGCGTTCCGCGCCATCGGCCCGGCTGCGATCAAGCTCGGGCAGACGCTCGCCACCCGCCCCGACCTCGTGGGCGAGGAAGCCGCGCGCAACCTGCTCGCGCTTCAGGACAAGCTCCCCCCGGTCGATTTCGCGCTGATCCGGCGCGAGATCGAGACGAGCTTCGAGCGCCCGCTCGAAAGCCTGTTTTCGCGCTTCGACGAAGATCCGGTGGGCGCCGCCTCGATCGCACAGGTCCATCAGGCCTGGACGCTCGATGGGCGCAAGGTGGCGGTCAAGGTGCTCAGGCCGGGTGTGCGCGAGAAGTTCGCGCGCGACATCGAGACCTATGAATGGGCCGCCGCGCACCTCGAAGCGCTGGGCGGCGAGGCCGGGCGCCTGCGTCCGCGCCTGGTCATCGCCAATTTCCGCCGCTGGACCCTGCGCGAACTGGACTTGCGCCGCGAGGCGGCCAGCGCCTCGGAACTGGCCGATTCGATGCATGCCTTTGCCGGCTATCGCGTGCCGGGCATCGACTGGGACCGCACCAACGGCAAGGTGATGACGCTCGACTGGATCGACGGGGTCAAGATCAGCGATCTGGCCGCCATTGACGCTGCCGGGCACGACCGCAAGGAAATGGCCAGCCGCCTCGTGCTCGCCTTCCTGACGCAGGCGATCAGCGGCGGCTATTTCCATGCCGACATGCACCAGGGCAACCTCTTCGTCGAACCCGATGGCACGATTGCGGCCATCGACTTTGGCATCATGGGCCGGATCGACCGCCGCGCCCGGCTCTGGCTGGCCGAAATCCTCTATGGGCTGACCACCGGCAACTATCGCCGCGTGGCCGAAATCCATTTCGAGGCGCAATACGTGCCCAGCTATCACTCGGTCGACGAATTCGCCACGGCGCTGCGCGCGGTGGGCGAGCCGATGCGCGGGCGCCCGGTCAAGGACCTGTCGGTCGGGCAGATGCTCGACGGGCTGTTCGCGATCACCCGCGACTTCGACATGCAGACCCAGCCGCACCTGCTGCTACTGCAAAAGACGATGGTCATGGTCGAGGGCATTGCCCAGCAGCTCGATCCCGACATCAACATGTGGGACACCGCCGCCCCCTTCGTGCGCAACTGGCTGCGCGACGAACTGGGCCCCGAGGCCGCGATTGCCGAGCGCCTGCGCGAGGACACCGCCACGCTGATGCGCGTGCCCGAGCTGATCCGCCGCATCGAGGAACGCTTCCCGGCCAAGGGCGCTGCCCCCGAAGCCCCGCCCCTGCCCGACGTTCCGCTGATGTGGGACCGCCGCAAGCGCGACACGGGCGAGGAAAGGAACCGCGCCAGCAGCTGGCCGCGCGTGATCCTCGCGGCGGCGCTGGGCGTTGCGGCCGCGTTCGGGTTTCAGGCCCTTTCGCATCATGATGCCCATCATGACGCCCCCCATCATGACCCCGTCGCCATGGCGTATCAGGCCCCGTGA